One Haemorhous mexicanus isolate bHaeMex1 chromosome 9, bHaeMex1.pri, whole genome shotgun sequence DNA segment encodes these proteins:
- the BSND gene encoding barttin has protein sequence MAEEKNFRYGFIILGFFLVMLGMFIMSMEKPQYYITFCVLGVLLVAVGITWSMCQCYPKITFVPADLEAERFLDHKATMLPHKDTGLVSPCPNPEASSTYEKSLPSYEQVQRQEASSAPAPGRAQPRSRSCSQPALQATAEIHRELGGAAESLQELAPLLETAAGRGPARPAPGDAPLASLLEEMDTPSLEGSVPGSPTPQSRSLPCSTQPGPPSGSPARGEQPRAPRKGAGKEDDLYYGLQEEPDALLKESDGLSEPEN, from the exons atggcagaggagaAGAATTTCCGCTACGGCTTCATCATCTTGGGCTTCTTCCTGGTGATGCTGGGCATGTTCATCATGAGCATGGAAAAGCCTCAGTACTACATCACCTTCTGTGTCCTGGGTGTGCTGCTCGTAGCTGTGGGCATCACATGGAGCATGTGCCAGTGCTACCCAAAG ATAACGTTCGTCCCTGCGGACCTCGAGGCCGAGCGGTTCCTGGACCACAAAGCCACGATGCTGCCCCACAAGGACACAGG CTTGGTGTCCCCCTGCCCCAACCCAGAGGCCAGCAGCACCTACGAGAAGAGCCTGCCATCCTACGAGCAGGTCCAGAGGCAGGAGGCaagctcggccccagccccaggcagggcacagccccggtcccgcagctgctcccagccagccctgcaggccaCAGCAGAGATCCACCGGGAGCTGGGGGGGGCTGCAGAGTCCCTCCAGGAGCTGGCACCCCtcctggaaacagcagcaggcagagg CCCCGCCCGGCCAGCCCCGGGAGATGCCCCGCTGGCATCCCTGCTGGAGGAGATGGACACGCCATCGCTGGAGGGCTCCGTGCCCGGCAGCCCCACGCCGCAGAGCCggagcctgccctgctccacccaGCCCGGCCCCCCGAGCGGCTCCCCGGCGCGGGGAGAgcagccccgagccccccggAAAGGCGCCGGGAAGGAGGATGATCTCTACTACGGGCTCCAGGAGGAGCCGGATGCTCTGCTCAAGGAGAGTGATGGCCTTTCTGAGCCTGAAAACTGA
- the TMEM61 gene encoding transmembrane protein 61 isoform X3, whose product MAAASFRYGLTITGAVLLVTGTLCFAWWSDGEVGSTSGARLLPPREAEAVPSSSSSSSSSSSSALLRSVSFFCCGIGGILLIFGLLWSVKANARVVSRRYQYHFPRDLQYFTAEPAEKWNCRASTCHHEGHISLAGPPSRRIHWFSGRSTWDSSAIPTYEEALTCRPAHAAPAYVQPPGRKEELTPPLYRYLEEDESWQGGRRRSSSDSALFRPSPSWLDTAQPQEPQATPPPSYENISVRGL is encoded by the exons ATGGCAGCCGCCTCGTTCCGCTACGGCCTGACCATCACGGGGGCCGTGCTGCTGGTGACGGGCACGCTCTGCTTTGCCTGGTGGAGTGACGGCGAGGTGGGCTCGACCAGCGGGGCTCGCCTCCTGCCCCCCCGGGAAGCCGAGGCcgtgcccagctcctcctcctcctcctcctcctcctcctccagcgcCCTGCTCCGCTCCGTCAGCTTCTTCTGCTGTGGCATCGGCGGCATCCTGCTCATCTTCGGCCTCCTGTGGTCCGTGAAGGCCAACGCCAGGGTGGTGTCCCGGCGCTACCAGTACCATTTCCCCCGGGACCTGCAGTACTTCACGGCGGAGCCTGCGGAGAAGTGGAACTGCAG ggccagcacgTGCCATCACGAGGGACACATCTCCTTAGCAGGGCCACCAAGCAGAAGAATACATTGGTTTTCTGGCAGAAG CACCTGGGACTCCAGTGCCATCCCCACCTATGAAGAAGCGCTGACCTGCAGACCAGCCCACGCTGCCCCGGCCTATGTGCAGCCGccggggaggaaggaggagctcACGCCGCCCCTGTACCGCTACCTGGAGGAGGACGAGAGCTGGCAGGGCGGCCGGCGGCGCAGCTCCTCCGACAGCGCCTTGTTCCGCCCCAGCCCGTCCTGGCTGGACACGGCGCAGCCCCAGGAGCCGCAGGCGACGCCGCCCCCCAGCTACGAGAACATCAGCGTGcgggggctctga
- the TMEM61 gene encoding transmembrane protein 61 isoform X1, whose product MSLKTRSRSVWCFSARRSSAVIKGLQPRKEGRSALSCLASPSSPPKPSSRRMAAASFRYGLTITGAVLLVTGTLCFAWWSDGEVGSTSGARLLPPREAEAVPSSSSSSSSSSSSALLRSVSFFCCGIGGILLIFGLLWSVKANARVVSRRYQYHFPRDLQYFTAEPAEKWNCRASTCHHEGHISLAGPPSRRIHWFSGRSTWDSSAIPTYEEALTCRPAHAAPAYVQPPGRKEELTPPLYRYLEEDESWQGGRRRSSSDSALFRPSPSWLDTAQPQEPQATPPPSYENISVRGL is encoded by the exons ATGTCCCTAAAGACGCGCTCACGCTCTGTTTGGTGCTTCTCTGCCCGGCGTTCTTCCGCTGTGATTAAAGGTCTCCAGCCCCGCAAGGAAGGACGGTCC GCTCTCTCATGCCTTGCCTCACCCTCGTCCCCTCCTAAACCCTCCTCCCGAAGGATGGCAGCCGCCTCGTTCCGCTACGGCCTGACCATCACGGGGGCCGTGCTGCTGGTGACGGGCACGCTCTGCTTTGCCTGGTGGAGTGACGGCGAGGTGGGCTCGACCAGCGGGGCTCGCCTCCTGCCCCCCCGGGAAGCCGAGGCcgtgcccagctcctcctcctcctcctcctcctcctcctccagcgcCCTGCTCCGCTCCGTCAGCTTCTTCTGCTGTGGCATCGGCGGCATCCTGCTCATCTTCGGCCTCCTGTGGTCCGTGAAGGCCAACGCCAGGGTGGTGTCCCGGCGCTACCAGTACCATTTCCCCCGGGACCTGCAGTACTTCACGGCGGAGCCTGCGGAGAAGTGGAACTGCAG ggccagcacgTGCCATCACGAGGGACACATCTCCTTAGCAGGGCCACCAAGCAGAAGAATACATTGGTTTTCTGGCAGAAG CACCTGGGACTCCAGTGCCATCCCCACCTATGAAGAAGCGCTGACCTGCAGACCAGCCCACGCTGCCCCGGCCTATGTGCAGCCGccggggaggaaggaggagctcACGCCGCCCCTGTACCGCTACCTGGAGGAGGACGAGAGCTGGCAGGGCGGCCGGCGGCGCAGCTCCTCCGACAGCGCCTTGTTCCGCCCCAGCCCGTCCTGGCTGGACACGGCGCAGCCCCAGGAGCCGCAGGCGACGCCGCCCCCCAGCTACGAGAACATCAGCGTGcgggggctctga
- the TMEM61 gene encoding transmembrane protein 61 isoform X2: protein MSLKTRSRSVWCFSARRSSAVIKGLQPRKEGRSALSCLASPSSPPKPSSRRMAAASFRYGLTITGAVLLVTGTLCFAWWSDGEVGSTSGARLLPPREAEAVPSSSSSSSSSSSSALLRSVSFFCCGIGGILLIFGLLWSVKANARVVSRRYQYHFPRDLQYFTAEPAEKWNCSTWDSSAIPTYEEALTCRPAHAAPAYVQPPGRKEELTPPLYRYLEEDESWQGGRRRSSSDSALFRPSPSWLDTAQPQEPQATPPPSYENISVRGL from the exons ATGTCCCTAAAGACGCGCTCACGCTCTGTTTGGTGCTTCTCTGCCCGGCGTTCTTCCGCTGTGATTAAAGGTCTCCAGCCCCGCAAGGAAGGACGGTCC GCTCTCTCATGCCTTGCCTCACCCTCGTCCCCTCCTAAACCCTCCTCCCGAAGGATGGCAGCCGCCTCGTTCCGCTACGGCCTGACCATCACGGGGGCCGTGCTGCTGGTGACGGGCACGCTCTGCTTTGCCTGGTGGAGTGACGGCGAGGTGGGCTCGACCAGCGGGGCTCGCCTCCTGCCCCCCCGGGAAGCCGAGGCcgtgcccagctcctcctcctcctcctcctcctcctcctccagcgcCCTGCTCCGCTCCGTCAGCTTCTTCTGCTGTGGCATCGGCGGCATCCTGCTCATCTTCGGCCTCCTGTGGTCCGTGAAGGCCAACGCCAGGGTGGTGTCCCGGCGCTACCAGTACCATTTCCCCCGGGACCTGCAGTACTTCACGGCGGAGCCTGCGGAGAAGTGGAACTGCAG CACCTGGGACTCCAGTGCCATCCCCACCTATGAAGAAGCGCTGACCTGCAGACCAGCCCACGCTGCCCCGGCCTATGTGCAGCCGccggggaggaaggaggagctcACGCCGCCCCTGTACCGCTACCTGGAGGAGGACGAGAGCTGGCAGGGCGGCCGGCGGCGCAGCTCCTCCGACAGCGCCTTGTTCCGCCCCAGCCCGTCCTGGCTGGACACGGCGCAGCCCCAGGAGCCGCAGGCGACGCCGCCCCCCAGCTACGAGAACATCAGCGTGcgggggctctga
- the PCSK9 gene encoding proprotein convertase subtilisin/kexin type 9: MSSDVLDTALRLPHVKYIEEDAYVFAQSIPWNLGRILLPQPSSGPYSPPNEGGLAEIYLLDSSVQSTHREIEGRVTVTGFESIPEEDGTHFHRQASQCDSHGTHVAGVLSGRDAGVARGANIRSLRVLNCQGKGTVSGTLMALELIRRTLEARPNAPRVVLLPLAGAQSPALNAGCRRLARTGAVMVAAAGNYKDDACLYSPASEPEVITVGATDSEDQPASIGTLGTNFGRCVDLFAPGDDIIGASSDCSTCFTARSGTSQAAAHVAGIAAVLLSAQPQLSRAELRQRLLRFSTKNAMDTAWIPEEQRLQTPNSVAGLPARLAAEEQLLCRSVWSARSGPARHARAVARCASTEEMLSCSSFSRSGSRLGEHMEDKDGQKQCVAHGAFGGVYAIARCCTWPRAECRIQAGSPGAGGAECSPGDHVLTGCSFHSPSVVLAAGGRPVEGLGRGPSRCASRTEAVAHALCCPSASLECRLKEHTALEHEEKVTVSCEDGWTLTGCHTLPQSPTGAHAQDNSCVAAAGPGSSSAVAIAICCRSRP; this comes from the exons ATGAGCAGCGACGTCCTGGACACG GCACTGAGGCTGCCGCACGTGAAGTACATCGAGGAGGATGCCTACGTCTTTGCTCAGAGCATTCCCTGGAACCTGGGCAGgatcctgctgccacagcccagctcgggCCCCTACAGCCCTCCCA aTGAAGGTGGCCTGGCCGAGATTTACCTGCTGGACAGCAGCGTGCAGAGCACCCACCGGGAGATCGAGGGCAGGGTGACTGTGACTGGCTTCGAGAGCATCCCTGAGGAGGATGGAACCCACTTCCACAGGCAG GCCAGCCAGTGTGACAGCCACGGGACCCACGTGGCCGGGGTGCTGAGCGGGCGCGACGCCGGCGTGGCCAGGGGCGCCAACATCCGCAGCCTCCGGGTGCTGAACTGCCAGGGGAAGGGCACCGTCAGCGGCACCCTCATGG CCCTGGAGTTGATCAGGAGGACGCTGGAGGCTCGGCCGAACGCGCCGCgggtggtgctgctgcccctggccGGCGCACAGAGCCCCGCGCTGAACGCGGGCTGCCGGCGGCTGGCACGGACGGGAGCGGTCATGGTGGCGGCTGCCGGCAACTACAAGGACGATGCCTGCCTCTACTCGCCTGCCTCCGAGCCGGAG GTCATCACGGTCGGTGCCACCGACAGCGAGGACCAACCCGCCTCCATCGGCACCCTGGGCACCAACTTTGGCCGCTGCGTGGACCTGTTTGCCCCGGGGGACGACATCATCGGCGCCTCCAGCGACTGCAGCACGTGTTTCACGGCGCGGAGCGGGACCTCGCAGGCGGCCGCGCATGTGGCAG GCATTGCGGCCGTGCtgctcagtgcccagccccagctgagccgGGCCGAGCTTCGCCAGCGCCTCCTGCGCTTCTCCACCAAGAACGCCATGGACACGGCGTGGATCCCGGAGGAGCAGCGCCTGCAGACACCCAACAGCGTGGCAGGGCTGCCCGCTCGGCTGGCGGCAG aggagcagctgctctgccgCTCGGTGTGGTCGGCGCGCTCGGGGCCCGCCCGGCACGCCAGGGCCGTGGCTCGCTGCGCCAGCACCGAGGAGatgctcagctgctccagcttctCCCGCAGCGGCAGCCGGCTGGGGGAGCACATGGAG GACAAGGACGGGCAGAAGCAGTGCGTGGCCCACGGCGCCTTCGGGGGCGTTTATGCCATCGCCAGGTGCTGCACGTGGCCCAGGGCAGAATGCCGGATCCAGGCCGGATCcccgggggctgggggggccgAGTGCTCCCCAGGAGACCACGTGCTGACCG GGTGCAGTTTCCACTCCCCATCCGtggtgctggctgctggtggcaggcccgtggaggggctggggagggggcccagccgctgtgccagcaggacagaggcagTGGCACACGCCTTgtgctgccccagtgccagcctcGAGTGCCGGCTGAAGGAGCACACGGCCCTGGAACACGAGGAGAAG GTGACAGTGTCCTGTGAGGATGGCTGGACGCTGACGGGCTGTCAcaccctgccccagagccccacGGGAGCCCACGCCCAGGACAATTCCTGCGTGGCAGCCgctggccctggcagcagctcggCCGTGGCCATTGCCATCTGCTGCCGGAGCCGGCCGTAG